The sequence CAGACTGCActgattacattttctttatgtaGGCAAGATATTTTTAGTGGAATGTTTCAGTTGTAATAATCATGCGAATTTGCAATGGTTTTTGCAAATGTGCTTTCACTACGAAAACAAACCTTTGTGCTTTTTTAAATAGTGTTACATTAGATTTACTAGCAAATTCAGCATGTCCTCAGAGTAATTGGATTATGAGCGATCTTTATAGATTAGAGTCATCATATAGTGTTGATTAAATGCATCAGATTAAAGGAGTCTCTGCCAGATGTACTTAAGGACATTGCTTTAATTAGTTTGGAAGTGTTAAGCAAAAAATAATATTGATAATTCTAGCTTTTCATGGTCTTCAAATGAGCATTATTTAGATgtatgtgtatttttatttgctgcttGTGACATTGTGATTGTCCCAAAACAGATTAAGCAATACAGGCATGAATCTGGACATAGCCAAACCTGAAGCAAAGACTGGTGGCAAAGCCCCCCTCAGAGCCACAGCTCCCGGTTCCCCACGAAAGGGTCCACCCAAGTTCAAACAGAGAAACACTCGTCAATTCAAGAGCAAGCCCCCCAAAAGGGGGATTATTGGGTAAGACCTCTCTCaaataattacttttatttggttacaaataaaagtaattaaagCATATAATTCATGTTTATTACTAGCTTTGGAGAGGAGATCCCTGGAATGGAGGGACTTGGCACTGGTAAGCACAATTGTGCCATTCAAGTCATCTCTAACAATTGCTTATTTTGTAATGTTGTAATTAATAAGGAGTATTTCCCTTCCAGATATCACTGTTATCTGCCCCTGGGAAGCGTACAGCCATCTAGAGCTACATGAGCTCGCTCAGTATGGCATTATTTGAGTCTCTTTGCTgtacaaagagaacaaataaataaaaaaaagaaattgagaGATTATTTTAAGCAATCATCAACCTGGGTCACTTCTGGATG is a genomic window of Girardinichthys multiradiatus isolate DD_20200921_A chromosome X, DD_fGirMul_XY1, whole genome shotgun sequence containing:
- the LOC124862545 gene encoding retinal cone rhodopsin-sensitive cGMP 3',5'-cyclic phosphodiesterase subunit gamma-like → MNLDIAKPEAKTGGKAPLRATAPGSPRKGPPKFKQRNTRQFKSKPPKRGIIGFGEEIPGMEGLGTDITVICPWEAYSHLELHELAQYGII